From Enoplosus armatus isolate fEnoArm2 chromosome 23, fEnoArm2.hap1, whole genome shotgun sequence:
TTCATTATGCCCCTCTTGCAGACCAGGTCCCACCCGGATGCTCTGCTCCGAGTCCTGGATATGGGCTGTGGCACGTCTGCTTTAGGGCCCTGTATTTACAgacactctcctctcccggtCCAGGTCACTTGTGCTGACATTTCCCCCATAGCTGTGCGACTAATGCAGGAACACGTCCAAGCCAAAGCCATTCAACCTCACAGTCTTTCTTCCCAGCTTGAGTTTGTAGAGCTGGACTGCACACAGCTTCACGAGCACTACGGTTGTAGCAGCGTGGACCTTATACTCGACAAGGGCACCACAGACGCCTTGTTGAGGTCTACGGAAGGGAGAGGGAAGGCCGGTCTGGTGCTGAAGCAGTGTTTGAAGGTGTTGCGGGGCTCAGGATCTCTGCTCCAGTTCTCCGATGAGGACCCTGATGCCAGGCTGCCATGGTTGGAGACTGAGGCGCAGGAGCACGGGGTGATGGCAGCAGATGTTGGGGTGCAGGAGGTTGGGGAGCTAAGGGGAGTGTCTTACTACTGCTACCAAGTGATTCCTCGTCCTATTGTAAAGCAGTAACTTTCTACCTCAGGACTGTCTTGATATCTAATGAGCAAATTACTGAACAtgattgtaaaaagaaaaaaaaaagggtgtgttttattctctACTCAAGCATACCACatcactgtcatttttctttgatCTATATTCACGTCAACACCAAGACAAACTATGTGTGTACCTATGGTGTAATACAAGTATAACTTTTTGCCAAATACATGTGTACAAATTCACAAGTCACACACATTAACCATAAATCAATTTTTACAGTTGGAAGTTACAAGGTTTGGCAGCCCCcccacctttctctctttcattacTTGTTATccactgccatctagtggccagCAGAGGTGGTGTCCTCCAGCATGCCATGGTTTAGAATACACATACTTTTGTTCACCACTATGCACTTGCCTCTTCATATAATATTTAAGGCGGCTGAGAGAGTTCAATGGACTGAGAattaagaaaacacaagcaaatagaTAAAATAGAGGCatataaagaaaatatcacCACTTTGATGTCTACGCTTTGCTTCATTAATGTACACAGAACATCTCCACATGAGCCTGGATTCATaccatataaaaatgtaaatgataataGTAAAccttatttatatagcacttttcttaaCATTGTCACGAAGTGCTTTACTAAAGGAAATAGAACCAGACAAGGCAGATAAAGCAATAAACTGACGATATCAAATAAATaggaataataacaatataaataaaaacgtCAAGCGTGTCAGcgtgttattttattcatttatttatgagcAACATCGCCACATTAACATCAATCTGACGTAATTGTGGCCGGTTTGGCGGAAAGGGTAATATTCCTCTGGAACGGTTGATGTTATGCATTAAAAGAAACGAGAACACAACAAAAGCAGACAGCGGCACCAGAGCACATGCTGGAGGATACAGCATTACAGCAaggaagccaaaaaaaaaataaaaaaatcattacaGAACAGCAATTATTAAGGACACAGTAGAGACTCACTGATAACAAAGAATAAACGCACACAAGACCTCACATGACATGCAGACTTCAAATACACTACAAAGGCACTGATGGACAGAGCTGAAAATGAACATACACATTTTCACGTATGCATTTATTCAGTTTGAACATGAAACACTTGCATAATAAAGAATCGACAAGACTGAAAAAGTGCTTAAACTCTGATTTGTAAACATAAAAATGGGGTAATCTGGCcgaaggaaaataaaatgaaggagTGTGACACGGTGTGTGAAAGCATGACGGCCAATACCTGATGTCCCAAATtacatatatgtatgcatatatatatatatatggctggTAAGTGAACTTACATAGTGCATATTATttctcacttcacttcacacagTGCGAAGAGTCATTTACAGTAGTCATCAACATCACAGTGCACTACATTTGTGAAAATAGTTCTATTTTAAAACAAGCTGAAGAAGGTCACTGgatcctctccatcctctccttccAGCTGGGCGTCCTcacagaaaggaggagggatgagCTGTTGAGGGTCCGCCAGTCCCATGACGTTGTTGAAGAAGCTGAGGGTGAAGAACAGGCAGAACATTATGCTGAAAccatgcagacaaaaaaaaccaaacaaaacatatgtatgctgctgtaaattCTTCACTGCAACCACGGAACACGGAAGCTCCAGATATACTATAGATAAAGGTAGAATCCggaggtggttagcttagcttgtgAAACCACAAATTCTCAGTTTCTCACAGCAATCGTTTTGACTCAGCATAACAGGAAATACACAGATTGAACTCTGATTATAACTCTGATCATtggctctgttccattcaaGCACAGGGCCCACGCACTGATACGCCTTAATAAAATGTGGTCATTACCAATGTTGACACAATGTCTCATAGTGTGCCATGTTATATATTTACTTTCCTAACAAGCTTCTCAAAAAGCCCATCTGGCGAGAACCTTTATACCTTCCATTTGTGAGGTGTCAGGTGTGCGCACTGACCTGGTCACCACCCATCCGCTTTTGTTGGTATGAAACAGAGTGCTGACAGGAACGCAGCCAAACTCAGTGACAGTGCTCATGTACTTTGCTGCAGAAAGAGAAGTGGATCACATGTCAGCTGAGGCAGCAAGAACCAGACAAACAGGTTTGTAGAAATAACAATGTCGGCCAGTAGACGGAAGAATCGCAGGCAGTCATGTGCTTACGGCACACCACGCGTGACTTTACAATTCTTCTGTCTAGTTTCTTGTCGCTGTACCTGTTCCCCTTTTCAGCTGTATCTCTCCCCCCCAGGAGTTGACCAGGACTCCCTGTCCTGGACCAGAGGAGCTGCCCAACACGACCTGTCCCAGCAGGGAAGCACTCTCTGGGATCGCCAGCGGGTGGAAGTCTACACTCAGCCTCTTCTTGCAGCATGTGTGGTTCCTGTAGTTAATCTTATACATAACACCCTAGAGGACAGGATGGCATTATAcagtcatttgtgtttgtgtgcacatgacCTCTCCCGATGTAGCTGTCATTACCTGTCTGTAGAGTAGAAGCACGTCAAGCTGGAAGGTCTTGTTGTTATAAGATCCATACTCTTGGAGGCGGACGCGCTTTCCCAGTGCGTCATAGCTGTACTTGGCATAGGCCATCAGCTTCTCACTTTGGGTGGACTTGACGAAGTGACAAAAGATGTAATGGAAAGTTTTCTTATTAGAGCGAGCAATGCTTTGGTTTGACCACATTACCCCAAATTAGACAGTTTTGCACAGTTGTATAATTACTTGTGTGAAGAGATCAACACTTACCACAGAGAGGCTTCCAGTCAGCAGTGGTGGGGATGCTGTCCAAATgaaagaaagtgttttcattgttttattataaatgCGACGTACAACGTGCTACTTCCTCATCAACGCTACAGCAAAAGCAGAACAGCATGATTAATATTAATGGGAGGTGAATTGCTGAGATTGGAGGCATCATTCAGAAGAAAACCAGATACACAAAGGAACTCAACACCTGTGTTGTTGTACTCACTGCATTGCTGTGGTCTCTGAGCCAGGCCGCCCGCTGACAGGCACACAAACAGGACGAGGGCTCTCATGCTGTCTGAAAGTGATGGTGTGCACTTTCGTCTGCACTCGCTTCCTTATAAACGAGCTGGTGAGGCTCCCAGTCAGCATCCACTGCCGGGTTTTCTTTGCGTCCTCAGTAGGTTCTGCTTCACTTGTCCTGTCAGAATAAAGGTAAAACAGACACCACTGGCCCCCAGGATGCTCTCTTTCTAGTCAGTCTTTCTTCTCTTAATCCACGTCTGAATGTTTAACCCTTTGCCTCCCAGGGAATTTAGAAAGGAGAATTTGGGTTCAAGAGGTTAAAACATCATTTCTGATTTTCCTCTCGTACAAAAGCATACAAAACGTTTAGTTGCCACTCCATTACATGACATCATTCTTTTCAACGTAAAGGCCAGATTCTGGCTCTGGGAAATGATGCGGGCATCACTGATCAAGCTGTTCCTCTCTTTGCTCTTCATTTGCGTCCACTTACATGAGCAGAGATACGTTGCATGGAGATACGGGACTCCCCTTGTTGCATCTcgctttttttgtttaaaggtTTACTGCTCCAACTCTTTGTATCAAGCAAGGTTAATCTCAAAGATATATTTCGAacccaaaaaagaaaagttgattTCTGAAATGATATAGTCCCGCTAATTCATACTTCTGTTGTCACTGGACAACTTGGAAATTTATAGTATGAAAGACGTAGATTCTGTGAACTCTTAAACTCTCTTTTTCCCTAATATCATAATGTTGTATATTGTACGTTGTCATTACACACTGAGACAAAGTGAAATATATGCATTTGTTcactattattatatttttattgataAAAATCACATGCGGTCACACATCAGTGCATTGTTAGAAAGTGGTAGTATGTATAGTATTTTTTAATCCATTGTCAATTTGAAAACATCcataagtgcagctttaagtttaagccagaaaaaaaaaaaaatgacattacaaAGCTGTGATTCAGAACCGTAACGCcacttgtttcatttaaaatctcAAAGAAAGGTTTGGGGCATTAGTTAAAGGAGGCCCTCAGTGCCTGTTGAGGAACAAGCTGAGGAAGTCTGCTGGCTCCTCTTCACCGGCAACCTTCATCTCTGCATCCGGGCAGAAGTCTGGGGGGTTGAGGAGACTGGGGTCCAGAATCCCAATGACGTTGTCGAAGAAGCTGGTgaacagagagacagcgagatGATGCAAATGTTTCGGTTTCTCAGAAGTCGGCGCCTGGCCCGTCACTTCCACACTGTCCTTAGGGTTGATTTCTTAACGTAAACTAACCTCGTCTCCACCCATCCAAGCTGGCTGGTGTGATACACGGTGCTGACGGGAATGCATCCGAATTCGGTGACTGTGCACATGAACTTCCCTGTGGGTCagagatgaaaatgtgaaagtgttAATAAACTGGTGGACGGATGGATGAACAGTCAAGACAAACTCCAACCGTTACATGCTCCCTCTAACCTGCTTTGTTGGGCAGATCTCCCGTCCAAGTGTTGACCAGGAGTCCCTCTCCGGGTCCGGATGAGCTGCCCAAAACAGCCTGGCCCAGCAGAGATGCGTTCTTTGGGATTCCCAGAGGCTGGAAGTCTACCTTCAGAGGCATTTTCTTGCATGTGCGGTCGTATTCGTTAATCTCATACATGGTAGCCTGATGTAGGGAAGTTGTGGGATGAGGATGACTGTGCTGCTTATTGTAATCAATTTTTGACTTTTCCACTCATATATTATACAATAATTGCCTGTGTGTAGATTAAATACCAATTGAATCCATTCAGTGTGTCTtttaacatgtacatgtatgcacacaaaaaacagaaattgctattattactattattattgctattgaTGTTAAGTATTACAATCATCCACAATTGTCACTTTACGTAACTCTTTGAGCGTTTAAATATGTGCATTGACGTAACTATTTAAACCTTTGCCTAGAAAGATAGACACGGTTATTGTGAACTCTGTCTCCCATTAAAGATTATGGTTTTTGTTGACGTGATAACCAAAGGGGAACTGCTTAGGTAAATGATTTGCAAGGTCTACATGAAATTTTGCACTCGCGTGTTTTAGGGGCAGACAAATAAAAGACGGTCCTCTTCCCCTCCGCCAATAAACAAGCAATAAAGACCCACTGCACCTTGGCACAGGAACCTGGCAAACGGCAACTTATAATATTACTTATCATCGCTCCATTATGCCTGTTACTCCTATGTGATGTATCtcttaaatgttgtctttttttatggaTCCCCCTTTTCATtgagtgaggagaggaaagacaataactgaatttatatatatatatatacatattcatatatacagAGAGTATAATCTTTGAGCGCAATCTTCTGAAGCAGGTCTCTGTGCTCCTACTTCAATGACATCTTTCCCCTCTTCTGCACTCTAATATAAACACTTGGGATGTTCATGTCATTGCTTTGGTCACCTCTCTGTAGAGCAGAAGGACATCCAAAGTGAACGTCTTGTTGTCGTAGGTGCCCATCTCCCTGAGCCGCGTCCGTTGTCCCAGCGCATCGTAGATGTATTTGGCGTAAACCCAGAGCTCTTTACTCTGCATGGACTGGAGAGAGACGGTGGGACGTGAGTCTACATCTCCCTCTTTCACATCAGTCATTGTGCTCGGGTCCTGCTCATGTGGAGCTCGTGTAACACACtttgaaacagtaaaacactcaCCACAGTGAGGGCTCCGCTCAGAAGAGGAGGACTTGCTGTGTTATGGACCAAGATGTGTGAAATTGGAACGAAAGCATTATTTGACATAAGCACATATTTGCACACACGGCATTAAATAGGACGATGTCAATCAGCATTAAAACCCATTCCTACAACCACAATCAAACTcacttttcccctctctgttaTTTTACTTACAGCATGGGTGAGGCTTCTGGGCCAGGCAGCCAGCCAGTAAACACGTTAATGCCACTAAGAGTCTCATACTGAACGCTCCTGTTGTCAAGGCGCCACGAAACACTCTGGTGCTTGAGAGGGGGAGTCGCTTCCCTATTAATACGGACGCTGCATGCTCCAGGAGACAGGCCTTCTTCcgggttttatttttaacccCGCTAGTCTCATGAAAGTCGAGCCCTCGTACATCTGAGTGAAGGGCTTCTGTTATCAGCCACACATCAAGAGGAAAGGCCATAAAAGCCAGTATATCTCCCTATGCCTGTTCTGTTCTACTTTCTGTACTCTTTAGGCAGGTTCATGTTTTTCATGGAGGGGGCGATTGTGCagaagattgtgtgtgtgtgtgtgtgtgtgtgtaaattgttcatttttacaaCCAAACTAAGAACATATTTACCTAAAACACGGCACAATACATCTCACCGAGCACAAGATGCATAAATACACTACTTCTGAGCGAAATGTGTTCAGGGAAGTTCACTTCGCTGTGTGTGAGGTCTGTGCACAGTGGGTCAGGGGTAAagaatgctgtttgtgttcacgAAGGTGGAGGCTAACAAACCCAGAACTGGATTTTGGCTGAATGGAGAGGAGGCTCACGTGTGCTGCATGGATGACATCACTGTCATATGATGTGGAGGTGTGTGACTGCAGTCATTCAGAATACCTGAATCTTATTGCCTTACTGATTTACTCtgttaagcacacacacacacacacacacacacacacttaatttaACCCTATTCTGACCTAATCGTGGCAGGTTAGATGGGAAAAGGTGCAGAAGAACAATACTCTGTTATCATAAGTTACATTATCAAATATTTTTAAGAGATGTTTGTCAATGACAAAGAAACCCTTGACGTTAACAAGGTTAACTGACTCACCTGACTTGCTGAACTATGGTAGCTTGTGTAAATATCGCAACAAAGGTCCTTTGATTTATAGAATTTACAGGGTCTCTAATTTGTTGTATTGACGTGCACCAAATCGATCTCCACCCCcatcatgttttaaataaagatgacgttttacatacattttgaaagcCACTACCGGGTTAGGGTACGTTGGCATGTCTGCAAGTTTGTTTTCTACCtgcaatgaaatgaatattaaagtcaaaattaaacacacattggGGGCAATGAAAGATGTTGTGACGGAAGCTTTTCATGACAGACCAGCTTTACACGCAACATGATTTGTCACAGTGTCAGGTGATTCCTGCACTGCCAGTCCAGTTAGACAACAATCCAGTGTAAATGACGTCCACGTTTATGGCTTAAATaatcttttctttcagtcagCATATCCCCCacgtccacccccccccccccccttttgtaAACCCTGGACTCTTTGCAGTAAAGCACAGAAAAAGTTTATCCAGTTAACAAAAGTCCTACATTTTgcagatttaaaatgtaaaagctcACACCCCTCACTTTCATGACTATTACAACCAACACAAATTCTGCTGCTATGTTTACATGAGAGGTATCTATAAACCCAGATTACCAGAATAGCTAAACGTATCAGctgtagattaaaaaaaacagtaaaatacagtgcaTCGATTGGTCATTTTCGGCTTAGTTAGTTAGAAACTTGCATCAACAGCATGTTCCTCATATTTTAGAAGCTAAGAAACGCATGCATTTTTCACTTAATTGGAAATACAAACACTCAACATCTGCACTTCTCAAAGTCTCCGAGGCAGCACGTGTGGCTGTCTGACCACTGGAGGTAGTTTGAGCAGCTGGCAAATGCCGTTGCACTCTGGCCCGTGTTGCTCCTCTAGGAAGTACCTGAGGCCTCTGGCAGCAAAGTTGGAGGGGCCTTTGGGGGTCTTGGTGGAGTGAATCTGGGGGTCAGTGAGGTAGGTCAGCCCTTTGCCATTGGCTGTCACCCAccctgtgaaaaaaaaaagaggaatgaagCGTTCACAGGTAAGAACAAACtcatatatacagcatatatatatatacacacacacacacacacacacacaccttgcagGTCTACAACCACTTCCTGGCCGTCAGAGAACAGGTAGGTGAAGTGTCCAAAGGCAAGGCCATATTCTGTGGCCTGGAAGCTCTTGTCCTTCTTTCCAGTGTTGTTGGTCAGTTTGACGAAGTCTCCCAGCATGTAGGGCTCCACCGTCACACAGCCCACAATCTCGTTCACATCCAGCATCTACTCACAAGTACAGAACACAAGAGGTCAGTTAGGGAAATATTTAAAGCCTGTCTTTGTATGCAGCTCAGTGATATGGTTGCATAGTTCTGCGTATTTGTGTAGTATGCTTTTCTTCAGTAATCCCATGGCTTTATTATGTCTCTACAGGTGATTAAATGTAGTATTAGAACATGATAGTAAGTGTTCTGTCACTGCTTAGTATATGGTATTTAATCCAAAATGGCAAATTCAATCCAGAATACAAGTTTCTTCATTCAGGGAAGAGCAGAGACAATTAAGAGAATACTCGCCTCTAAGCTATTATTTGTATCATAGCTTCCCGTGTTCCCCTTTTTAACAGCACATAGTACATTCTAGACTAATAACCAGCTAAATATTGGCTCTACTGCTGTCATGAGAGTATATTTTTCGCTGTAAACTGACAACTGGAGGGTAAACTGCGGTATTAAATTTGAATTTCAACCAAAACTGCTCCAGGGCTGCTGCAGGCTATCCTGCGCGCTGCTGTCTCCGAAGCTTTATATGTGTGAGGAGTCCCACTAAAGTGGTATTTGTGAATGAAGTAATCTGCTAAATGAAGTCaaattttatgcctttatttcATGTTGGGCACGGTCGTTTTGTCTTCGTGATTTGGCCTCACCAATAACGCTTCTGAGGGAATGAAGAAGATCTGAGCCATGACTTCCTTGTCGTAAAGCCTCTTGTTGAATTCAGTCACATAGTGCTGGGCTGTCATCTGCCTCTCCACATCTTTCAGGTGAAACTGGATCTCCTTTGGCTTCAAGTAATCTTTCCCCACATAACTGAGAACATAAAGGCACAGACAAAGTGAGACTTTACAGGCATTACGTTCAGGTTGTGCCTAGAATGTGTAGCGGTGTACCTGCTTAACCGTTCCTCCTGGTGTAAAAACTGTACCCATATTGCCTTTCTCTGCGTGCCCTGCATCCCCAGCGGCTCCCCGATGTAAACACAGGTCTCCCTGGCTGTCCACAGTTCTGTGGCTTTGGAGAACTTTAAATGAAGAGCACCTAATAGAGATGACATGCCaacatttagcaggtataatgtttaccatgtcaCCTTTATTTAAGCCTCTTAGAATCATTGAGGGCACGCCATCATTTTCAATGATGTCGAGAGTACTACAGaataaatacatgcatacaaaaaaaataaaaaataaaaaacaagcaaacaatatatgaaaacaatagtaataattaaacagagaaaacaaacagacagcagaacagTTACATTCAAGAGTAGAGTGGCTTGTAATCATGATTTTAAATTGACCTACAGGTACCATTGTGTTGAGTTCTAGCGAGTGTTTGATGTGTGTAAAAAGTTCCATGATTATGGGACCAATTTAATAAGGAAGTGATATATGATGGTAAGTTGCCATTTAGAGCTTTATAGATAAATAGGAACCAATGCCTGTCACGAGTGCCATGTGTAGATTAACTATCTATACGCAGAGGCGTGTCTGGAGATAATATCACGTACATCGTAATCAAGGACAGGAGCTTTTGATCCAGCCAGATACTAAGATATTTGTACTCTGAGACCCTGTCAATGCTATGACCATTCAGTGTAGTAATATGCAAACTATTGTCCACAGCATCTCTGGCTCTAGAGAATAGCATATATTTAATCTTGTTGGCATTCAGGACTAATTTCCAAtagaatgctaacattagcaagtgTTCAATGTTGAAACGTGgggtatttgttttgttttttaatggttATTTTTTTGCCCAGTGCAGAGCGCATGCACATGGAGGTTCACTGCAACAAGGCTGcgaaaacaaagcaaattgtTGGTATTTTGTTGGAAATTGTGCCTTATGGCACGGTCACAACGAAATTTCACTTGGCCCTGAAAAAGGGCGTGATATCACGATTCCAATGCGGGTATAAATATTGATCAGAGCAATCACAaattataaacattttatgAGTATGGTACAGTTTGTAGTCTAGTAGTGTGATAATATACTAAAAATGGTGAAGAAACAAGCTAGAATAATAACTTGGGGAACTTACTGTAGGCAGTTCTGTGTTTCTTGGGTTCGAATTGTGTCTTGTCACTGTGCAGCCTCTTCAGCAGACATTCATGGCAAACTCCAGCCAGTAGGGCTTGGTAATCGTGCTGTGACAACAAATACTGTCTCTCGGGGACAACACCAGCTACAATGCTGTGCTTTAGGCAGCTGTGGCACAGGGGGTTCTTCCTCTGAGGGACAGTCACTTTTTCTGTAGAAGTGACTTCGCTGCATTGATGTCCACTTGGATTCTCCTCCAGCATCTCAAATGAACTCTCTGTGGAGGTTTCAGTGGAAGCACATTGTCGTGGGACAAACTGGGAAAGGTTTGGGGTTGCTAAGGAGTTCTTGGTAGCAGGTTTCGCAGATACTGAGTCAACTTCAGTGTCCATATTTGGGTCAACATTACGGCTCTCCAGAGGCTGTGGCTTGGACGAGGCTCTGAATTCCCATACAGATGTGTGGTTTTTGTGCGTGGGATCAGGAGCTGAATCGTTGGTTTCAGAATCAAGTGTTTCCAAGAGGAAGAAGCTCTCATTGGACTCTGATGACTTACTGCTTTGGCTGGTTCCTGCTCTTGATAGGCTACTTGGCTGTGGTCTTCTGTTTGTGGGGGAGTTCATGTCCGAAATCTTTTCCCATGATGACTGGGAACTGAAACTGTcactgagagagctggaggatgtTCTGATAGTTAGCTGGGATGAGGATTGTGCTGCTCCTTCATCTTCTGACGGTTTCGCCGGCGTACCAACAACATCAGTCATCCAATCCTCCCCAATGCCCAGTGTCTCTACTCCGGCTTGTATCACTTCAAACTTCTCTGAATCACCACTTGCAttggaggaggaagtggcaGGTATTGCAGATGTCTGGACTGTATGGGAACTGACTCCAGAGTTACAACCCTGTAAGTCTCgcttcttgtttttattcttgtcaGCGGTTTGTAGCATGCTGTCTGACCTATCGTCGTCAACCTCAGTGGTCAGAAAGCACTGATTGCTTGCATTTGCTTCAAGTTCAATGGCAATACTTCCTGTGTAGCCGCTGCTGCTGGGCCTATGAGACTCCGAACTACTCAAGGAGAAGTTCTGCCACGAAGAGCCAAGGCTGTCTGTGCTTCCAAGAGTCAGGTCAGACTTTTGAGGTGGGTGCACAGCAGATGAATTTGAACCTCTCGGTTGAGGCTCCTCTCCTTTGGGTGTATCTTTTGACACTTTGCAAGCCTCAGTGCTACATTCTGTGTTGAGCGTACCAATGGTTGTCCCCAGTGAAGTTATACACAGCCTCGACCCATCTATCTCTTCTTTACCCCCCTTACAGTTTGTGTTGGTTGTCTCACATAGTGATTCATGATACTTTTGGAATCTCTGCATCACCTTTGCAAAACATTCCAGTGTGAAATTTACTGGTGTGTCTTTGATGCCTCTGTAGCTGTCAGGGATAAAAGACCCCTTGTCTGAATTAAGGAAAGGCTCCACTCGTAACAGAAGCTTGACTTGGGCAACCAGATGCATGATTTCAGCACAGAGGCCGTCTTTGTCCTGGGTATCTGCCTGGCAGTAATCATAGAAATTTGCTAAAGCTTTTTGGCAAGCTTGAGTTGCCTGCACCTCAACATCCTGAGGAGTGCCGAGCCACCGGTGGGCGGCAGTGAGGGAATAGGCGGCCTTGAGGAAGCTGTGAAGCTCCTGCTTGCTGGTGACCAGCTCGCCCTCTGCTTTGGTGAGCAGGCCGATTTCAAATGCCTCTCTAGCCTGCAGGAGGAACGACTGCCTTTGAGAGGCAGGGCACTCCACTGAGAAACTGTACGATAACAAGCAGGTCCCTTGAGTTGcctaaagaaaaagaagtcGGAGTAAGGCAGCAGAATAACTGAAGCTGCAATGAGTAAGATTTAGACCTCTTCAGAGGATATTTCTGTTGGATGTCAAAGTTTGAGTCATAACtctgtcaaatctgaacacaaagacatgatACTTATTTTTAGATGCAGTGTAGATTCCATTAT
This genomic window contains:
- the LOC139305875 gene encoding ependymin-like produces the protein MRALVLFVCLSAGGLAQRPQQCTSPPLLTGSLSVSTQSEKLMAYAKYSYDALGKRVRLQEYGSYNNKTFQLDVLLLYRQGVMYKINYRNHTCCKKRLSVDFHPLAIPESASLLGQVVLGSSSGPGQGVLVNSWGGEIQLKRGTAKYMSTVTEFGCVPVSTLFHTNKSGWVVTSFFNNVMGLADPQQLIPPPFCEDAQLEGEDGEDPVTFFSLF
- the LOC139305779 gene encoding ependymin-1-like, producing MRLLVALTCLLAGCLAQKPHPCSSPPLLSGALTVSMQSKELWVYAKYIYDALGQRTRLREMGTYDNKTFTLDVLLLYREATMYEINEYDRTCKKMPLKVDFQPLGIPKNASLLGQAVLGSSSGPGEGLLVNTWTGDLPNKAGKFMCTVTEFGCIPVSTVYHTSQLGWVETSFFDNVIGILDPSLLNPPDFCPDAEMKVAGEEEPADFLSLFLNRH
- the cskmt gene encoding citrate synthase-lysine N-methyltransferase CSKMT, mitochondrial, whose protein sequence is MDKKATWDRFYTESSSGATAFKNFEWFFGFDAVRDFIMPLLQTRSHPDALLRVLDMGCGTSALGPCIYRHSPLPVQVTCADISPIAVRLMQEHVQAKAIQPHSLSSQLEFVELDCTQLHEHYGCSSVDLILDKGTTDALLRSTEGRGKAGLVLKQCLKVLRGSGSLLQFSDEDPDARLPWLETEAQEHGVMAADVGVQEVGELRGVSYYCYQVIPRPIVKQ
- the alpk1 gene encoding alpha-protein kinase 1, which codes for MASQEAGDLLEECLRAASGAAVQQSTRPTEEERLNCCSCRGSLCAELASLLQETMEMKWPFVPEKWQYKQSIGANDKTNLSDLIGKHLSQLLAVLKASITAQEARTALAVVFLIDRFLYWTDESSRLLKITKLLHRRRPDIPVAPQLVIRQARVYLNSGKLQKAEYILSSLINNSGATGCWAYHSESDRALVQAVSVQVRGMILQKLGLWLEAAELIWASLVGFYALPQPDKKGIGTSLGILANILVSMNDDDFHAFRTNPDIDLSLLGDRSHRLLSAAQAAKMAVVYSQYTSLYVLTNVATQGTCLLSYSFSVECPASQRQSFLLQAREAFEIGLLTKAEGELVTSKQELHSFLKAAYSLTAAHRWLGTPQDVEVQATQACQKALANFYDYCQADTQDKDGLCAEIMHLVAQVKLLLRVEPFLNSDKGSFIPDSYRGIKDTPVNFTLECFAKVMQRFQKYHESLCETTNTNCKGGKEEIDGSRLCITSLGTTIGTLNTECSTEACKVSKDTPKGEEPQPRGSNSSAVHPPQKSDLTLGSTDSLGSSWQNFSLSSSESHRPSSSGYTGSIAIELEANASNQCFLTTEVDDDRSDSMLQTADKNKNKKRDLQGCNSGVSSHTVQTSAIPATSSSNASGDSEKFEVIQAGVETLGIGEDWMTDVVGTPAKPSEDEGAAQSSSQLTIRTSSSSLSDSFSSQSSWEKISDMNSPTNRRPQPSSLSRAGTSQSSKSSESNESFFLLETLDSETNDSAPDPTHKNHTSVWEFRASSKPQPLESRNVDPNMDTEVDSVSAKPATKNSLATPNLSQFVPRQCASTETSTESSFEMLEENPSGHQCSEVTSTEKVTVPQRKNPLCHSCLKHSIVAGVVPERQYLLSQHDYQALLAGVCHECLLKRLHSDKTQFEPKKHRTAYSALHLKFSKATELWTARETCVYIGEPLGMQGTQRKAIWVQFLHQEERLSSYVGKDYLKPKEIQFHLKDVERQMTAQHYVTEFNKRLYDKEVMAQIFFIPSEALLMLDVNEIVGCVTVEPYMLGDFVKLTNNTGKKDKSFQATEYGLAFGHFTYLFSDGQEVVVDLQGWVTANGKGLTYLTDPQIHSTKTPKGPSNFAARGLRYFLEEQHGPECNGICQLLKLPPVVRQPHVLPRRL